In Lytechinus variegatus isolate NC3 chromosome 12, Lvar_3.0, whole genome shotgun sequence, a single window of DNA contains:
- the LOC121425101 gene encoding complexin-like isoform X2, with protein MASLLGELGNLAGGEGEGNDKDEEEAALIEEARQQQEEERKARHAKMEAEREVERQRIREKYGLKKKVAEEAGMPEPDDAGRITRKKKTPAEMQQALQQQEDEEEGFMDTVKGFVAPFAEKLGLDLFK; from the exons ATGGCTTCGTTATTAG GTGAGCTTGGAAACTTAGCTGGAGGAGAGGGAGAAGGTAACGACAAAGATGAAGAAGAGGCCGCCCTCATTGAAGAAGCGCGACAGCAGCAAGAGGAAGAGAGGAAAGCAAGACATGCTAAGATGGAAGCAGaaagagaggtggagagacagaGGATAAGAGAAAAG TATGGACTGAAGAAGAAAGTGGCTGAAGAAGCGGGGATGCCAGAGCCTGATGATGCTGGCCGGATTACAAGGAAGAAGAAGACACCTGCCGAGATGCAGCAGGCATTACAACAACAGGAGGATGAAGAAGAAG GTTTTATGGATACAGTGAAAGGTTTTGTTGCACCGTTTGCAGAGAAACTTGGACTGGACCTCTTTAAATAG